Below is a genomic region from Rhinolophus sinicus isolate RSC01 linkage group LG11, ASM3656204v1, whole genome shotgun sequence.
tccctcctcacttccccattcccctgccctctccctgtAATTTTCTCCCcggaggtggagggaaggaaatgTCAAGCAAGGATGATGGATTGAAAAGGGGCAGTTGGGGTCAGCAGAGGAGGGACCGCAGGGCTGGAGGGGAAAACGAACAGAAAAAGGGGGGagaaaggcagggaggaggggggagggaccagagaacaaaacagacacagcgTGGAGACAGAATTGGAGGAGAGAGCCTTAACACAatgctgagggaaagaaaaatccGGGCAGAGATGGTGCCAGAGGTTTAAAGTAATCCTCCAGCCCCGTAACCAGCACACAAAGCCAGAGAGAGGAGCTGCCTACAGATGTGCGGAGAGAAAACCAGAGATTAAATGGGCCAACAGTCAGGACCAGAGCAGGGCCAGGtcggggagagggagagagggagagatagagACACAGTGAGGGAGAGGgcgagagacaaagagagacagagacccagGGCTGGGGCGCAGACAGgcggagagggaaagagagagacagagatccccagagacagaaagagatggGTTGGGagactgggggagggagagagactgagagaaaaagacaaggagaaagggagagattaaGAGTGAAAGTGAGAACAAGAGATAGAAAGACAggagtcagagagagacagagaacatccagagaaaaagagacacacagatagaaagaaaaagatggagggAGACACATgtgagacagacagatggacagataaGCTAGACAGACACTGGGAGGCACAcagtgaaagagaaacagagaaagaaaggaagtgggagagagaggagaaggagagaagtgaaaagacccagaaaagagacacagaggcacaaagagaaattggcagagaaaggcaaatacagagaaaggacagggagacaggaagctgggattgggggggtgggggactcgctgcctgtgcccctcccccgcccGGGTCAGGCCCGGTCCTCCTGGTGGCCTCTGCCGAGCCATGGCTAATGGTATGATTGCTTGGTGGGGTGGCAGTCGGCGGGTGACAAATGAGCCGACCGAGTCGCTAGCTCAGGTGATGGATGGGCCTGGGAGGCGGGCAGAGGGGCGGGCGCGGGATGGGGGGAGCGGCCCACCAAGATAAATGTTTCCTTCTCCTGGAGCCAGGCCAGGCAGGGGGAGGAACTGGGGATTTGGGGCGATGCATCTATGAAAAGTctgggcagtggggtgggggagcagggaacagagacagaaaagcagaaacCCAGGGACAAGGGGCGGGGGCAGAGAGAGGTGGGGACACAAAGGCTAAGACAGAGGTCCCCAGAgatggagtggggggtgggggagagagagagactgagagaaagaaaaaaggagagattgAGAGCTACAGTAAGAATGAGAGAGATGGTGacagacatacacacagagacagagattgagaGATTAtccagagagacacagagatagaGACAAAATGATGGAGAGACACATGAGACAGACACACCcaagacagaaacagacacagaagacCCCTCATCCCCCATCCCTGAGCAGATATACAGATCCTTGGAGAGTCTAGGACTGAGGTTAGGAGGGTTCCCcaagaaagagacagaggcaAACAGAGCTGATGATaaagaggggaaactgaggcaagagcTGCAGGAccaagaaagaagacagaagggGGCCCTGAGCAGCTGCTTGCTCAGTCTCTCAGCTCCCACAGCCTGAGAGCAGATATTGGGGATTGTTGGGGGTCCCTGGGAAGGGGCCTGCCTGGTGGGCACAGCCCCAGTGGTCAGGGCTCAGGGACTGAGGTGAGAGAGAGGGTCCCGCCCAGGCCACTGAGGGGTTGACAGCCAAGGTGGGGGAAAACCTGTGTTGGGGAGACTTGGGGGGTGCCCCAGATCTACTCATGGGGGGTTCAACGGGGTGGGCAAGACCTGGGCCTtcccagctataaaatgggaggagggtggggctgAAGGGTGAGACCCCTCCCTGGGCCGGTGTACCTTTGCGAGTCTGTGCCCACCCACACtggcatgcacacacacacacacacacacacacacacacacacacacacacacacacgagcagtTACGACACTTCCTAACACAGACACCCAGGGGCCCAAACATCACCCTCACAGATGCAGCCACACTGAGGTCAGCAAGCACCCGACACACAGCAAGACCCAGGCCTGGACTCCACATTTTCCCTCCCCTGAACTCAAGGGTCCAGGGTCCAAGGACCATTTAAGGAGACAGCTAGCAAGAGGGGGCCCCCTGAGGTCAGAGAGAAATGggacagatgtgtgtgtgtgtgtgtgtgtgtgtgtgtgtgacacacacagACTGGGGGTAGAGGAGTGGGAAAGCCTGCAGCcccctctgctccccctccctcccctcccttgccTTTCCCATCAGTTTCTCTCCCAGACACTCCTGTTTCTTCCCTTTCCAACATCTCACTCctctctttaattaaaaagattgaTGCCCAGGAGCCCGAGCCCCTCCTCCTCGTTTTGGGGGTGGAGGGTCCTGCATTCAGAGCAATGGAAGAAACAACCGTTTTTTTCCCCACATCACACCCCCTCATTAACCTCACTGCATCCCCCAACCAGTTAAGACAAAGTCGCCCCCATCCCTGTCCACTCACCCCACCATTGAGACTATCCTTCAGGCCATACTTCTTGTTTTCAGAATCAGCTGGGGGAAGGGGACCTCAGCATACCCCCCAAGACACAAAGCGAGCCTGGGGGCCCAGACCACTGGCTCCCCCACCCTGAACATTGGCTGAGGgccacgggggtggggggcacacagAAGAGCTTTGcatctttaattaaaaagtgatttaaattaattttctgctCCAAAACCCCTATCTAGGGGGCAGGGTGCGTGTGGCAGTGATTAAAGCCCCCCTTTCCCCACTGCCTTCCTTAAAGGGCCAGTGTCACCTGCAAGACAGTTGAATGTAATGGGTTCTGGGAGAGCGCCAAGGGTCCCCATAGTCCTGGCACCCTCTAGTTGAACTGGTTCCCCATCACCCCACCAACCCAGGCCCATTGCCCATCCAGCAGATGGGGagattgaggctcagagaggggaggatTCTTTGAGATGGGTCCAAACCCCAGATTCAGCCAGAGAAGAGGGTTGACAGTATGTCGGGGGTCAGGGACAGTGAGAAAGGacaggagagagacagggaaagagatCCTGGGTGAGACAAAGAGAATGAGGGTGAGTGAGAAAgtaagagacagagatggagggTCCAAGATGGGTGGGAGGGCTTGGAGGTGAAACTGAGCCCGGGTGGGAGAGGACAGCTTTCCCAGGCTCTGAGGGAGCCCTGGGCCGTCATCCCCGCCCTCCCCATCGCCCTCCCCACTGGGATGTGCTGCTGCCGGGCTGAACCCAGTCCCTCAGGTGGTAGCTCCAGGAATTCACCCTGCCCCCGGGCCTGGGtggttttgtttaatttccacaagACTAGAGGATGAAGGAGAAACAGGTTGAGCTGTTTATGAGGGTCGTAAAAACATCCTTCTAGAGCCCAGCAGGGGTAACATACTGCCTCGAGCCGGTCAGCCTCCCCCTCTCGCTGGTCTCCGTGCCTTGGCCCCCTCTCTCTGGATCTCTATCCTCCCCCGTCTCTGTCTCCTCCCaactttctgttcctttctctctggaTCTCTCACTTCTCTTTGCCATTATCCCTCTGGAGTGATGGTTTGTAactttttgggggaggggtgtcaagaatccttttgaaaaaataagatgaaaactaTGGGCCATCTCCCTGGGGGAAAAATACATAACCACCAGGCCACAATTCACCATGCAATTGTAGGGAGTTCACAAGGAGTCCCGACAGCCATTTGcacaccctcctcccctccctctccccgccCAAGGAATCCGAGGGTATCAGAGAAAGACCCTAATGTAGAAAAAGCCAGCTTCTCGGCCTTGCCCTCGCTGGCCTCCTCACTGTTGCTAGAACACACCAGGCACATTCCTGCCCCAGGGCATTTGCATCTTGCCGGTTCCCCTGCCTGCGATGATCTTCTCCCAGAAATCCACGTGGCTCCCTCACCTTCTTCAGGCCTCTGCGCGGATGTCACCTCTTCTGAGGGTTTTCCCTGTCCAGCTTATATACATCCTTCTCCCTGTCCTTACTCTGCTTTGTTTCCGAGCACTTATCACCTCCAGGCATTGTTTTgtacttaaacatttatttacttgacgagtctctctcccccaccccatcctcaatAGAATGTGACCACCGTGAGGCTAGGAAGTTTGTCTTTCCCTCACTGCTGCATCCCCAGAATATCTCCTGGCACATGGAAGGTGCTGGGTTAAGTTTGTGTTGCACAATCTTCTTTACCTCATTAGAACACCAGTTTCAAAGGCTGTCTGGGTCCCAGCCTCCTCCAGGAATCACATAAAAGCTGTGGACGTTCTCTCCAACATTGTAGCCAGCCACGTCATTCACCCTGTTTTGGAGACTAAGGCCATTCTAAAAGGCAGGGGTCAAAAACGGGCAGAGGAACAGAGTGATATTTTCTAGGGGACGGAGGGTGCAGAGCAAGAAGAGAACTAAAATATGGGGGTTTGGTTACTTACAGCCTCTGGTTCTCTCCTCTGATCTGTCTCACAGAGAACAGAGACAGGGTAAGGAGCGACCGACTGaagagagggcctgtgggaggtggggtggtgagagagacagagagaagcagggacGTGTGGGGCAGagatgagagaggaagagatacagagagaaagaaatggcgGGGGAGAACACTTGAAGacatagaaaaaaggaaaccagggagatggagagaaagaccaggaagggtggagagaaaggagaaaagggggacagagggacagagaccTGTGGCGGCGGCCGAGACAGGGGGAGGCAGAGAAGacctgaggtggggtggggggagcgataagaaagagggaggcaggagggatggGAAACGTGAAAGACAAGAGCGGGGAGACTTAGATACGAAAGCAGCTCGGGAAAGCTGCTGCAGCCCCCTACCCAGGAAggggagatggggggagggggctccgGACGCTCCCGCCCCGCCTGCCGCCCGCGCCACCGGCGGACAGTGGGTTAAGCATCTCCGCTGTGGAACTTCCGGATGTGaccacagagagagggagagaccgggagaaggggagagggagagccaGAGCCGCCAGCATCCCTCCGGGCCGCCCACGCCGGGACCCCGCACCCGCGCGGGGAGCCCCGACGCCCCCCGCCGCCCCAGGCCGGGCCAACccctctccccctacccccactctCCCCCGTTTCTTGATCTGTTTGTCTCGGGCTGGTTCTGTCCTCCCAGGACCCGGGGAGGGACTGGGGCCCCCGGGGAGGGGGCCTGGGGCGACCCTCCCCGCCTTCTCGCCCCCTCCCTCGGCATGAGCCCCCGGCTGTGACCCCCGCAGGGGGAGGGGACTGGGGGGTCCATGCTCTCAGCCTCCGCACTGCCCCGCGCCTGCCACTGACgacggcgggggtgggggggccgggcacccagcctcctgccccaccccctggcGTCGGCACCGCGGGCTATTTGGGGCGGCTGCCCCTGGCTGCGCCCTCCCGGCCGGCCAGGCCCTGGAGGGACCCAGAAACTGCCGCCGGCATCAGCCCATGGCCCGGAGGGTAGGTCTTAGGGCGGGCACCCCTGTGCCCTAACCCGTCTCCGCCTTCCCCATCCCTCCAGCTCGCCCTCTCCCCGCGCTCTGGCCCCATCAGCCCATCCCACCCTCTCCACCATCTCTctgtctgcctccctctctctgcccctcgGTCTCCCCCCACTCTGTCCCTCCATCTCCCCTTCTCTGAGTCTCCCCCTCCATCTCAGGCCCTTTATCCTACCCCCACTCCCTTTTCTGCCCCCCTCCAATCCTCCCTGCTCTACTTTTGTTCCAAGTCCTCCGAATGGTAAGGGTGGGGACAGTGCTGGGAGAGGTGGGTCTCACAGGCAGGGCCCCTCTCACCTCTCCTTTATGTCCTGGAGATGGGCCAGATCAGTGGAGACTGGCCTGGACCTGAGGAggcacctgggggggggggggcggacaTGGCAGGGTGTGAGCACTCCACTGCACATCTTCGGATGTGCGATGAACAGCGGGGAGCAACTGGATGCAACTTCTGGGCTCAGGAGAAGTTAGGAGAAGAGGAAGtgaaaggggagagagggaaaaacacACAGGACAGCCCTCAGTGTAGAGACGGGAGGTAGCAGGAACTCGTTTGCTTCTCCTTTTTAAGTCCCTTTGCTTCTTTAAGCCTCAGTGTCTTTATCTCTAAGGAAAGGGTTTGACCTGGGTTatttcagccccacccctgctGCCAGGTCTTCCCCAGCTTGTGTGCTTCTTTGATGACCAGACATAGAACTCTCCCCCGGATGCCCATGGTTTCTGTTGGGGGCTGTTTGCACAAGTGGACTTGTGCTGTTGTGCAGGGTTATAATTGCATTTAACAGGAGTGCATGaagtgtgtgccaggcactgtgctgaatgcctcattcattcattcatgtatgtgctaaatgtctcattcattcattcctatgCCTGGAGtttggctctgtgtgtgtgttggactCACATGGGGAGTGGGGTGTGATAAGTTGTTATGACATGCTCAGACGTGCATATTTGACAACTGAAATGAAACTGAAGTGGGACTGTATGCGAGCATTTGTGTACAAACAATGCATTGCTTTTACGGGAAGTGTCCGTGCGTGAGCATCACTCTCTCCGgtctctctttgcctttttctcctgtatcttctctgtctccccctctACTCTCCCCCTCTGTCTCTTTACATCTCTCTTAAtctcctgtctctttctctttgcctttccatTTTTCACCATCTCACTCTCTCTCTACTCCCCTGTCTCTTCTCTGAATCTCTCTCTATggctctttcccctccttccccccttcaTTCTGTAAAGTGCTGGCAGTTACCAGCCAGCTGattcctgcccccgcccccccatcctGACCCACAGACCTGAGACCTGGGTCCATCTCTCTTCTCTGGACCCTCCTGCCTACACATCAGGAATCTCTGACGGGACATTTGTCACAGTTTAGGGGTGCAAGAGAAGGCCGTGCGACAGGGCCCTCTGTCCCACCCCACAGCTCCATGGGACATTGGGGGGCTTAAGGGGATAGGGTTCAGATATTTGGGGAACACAAGGGTGGGTCCCAGCATCGGGGAGGGTAGTGATGATGCTTCCCTGGGGCTCTCCCCCTCTTGCCTCCCCTCAGTACGATGAGCTGCCCCACTACCCAGGCATCGTGGATGGCACTGCAGCCCTGGCTGGCTTCTCGGAGGCAGTGCCTCCGACACCGAGAGCCTCCGGGCCCTACGGCCCCCGccggcctccccagcccccacccccaggcttgGACAGTGATGGCCTGAAGAGGGAGAAGGATGAGATATACGGGTGAGTGGGACAGGGCCCAGGGCTCCATGGGGTCTAAGAATGCAGGCCTCTCTCTTTGTGTGTTGGTCTCTCTGgacctttttctcttcctctgaatCTTTCTtactctgtctctctatctcctTCCTCTGGGTCTCCTGTCCCCCTCCCAGTTGTCCCGTACTTCGCAGACCCCTGCCTTCCCCTCATGAATgctctcctctcctgcttcctCTAGACACCCGCTCTTCCCACTGCTGGCTCTGGTCTTTGAGAAATGTGAATTGGCCACCTGCTCGCCCCGCGATGGGGccggggctgggctgggcacacCCCTGGGTGGTGACGTCTGCTCCTCCGATTCCTTCAATGAGGACATCGCAGCCTTTGCTAAGCAGGTGGGCACCCCAATCCACCATGCACCAGAACagccagggaggagggcaggcgGGAGACAAGATGTGCCCTCCCCggcctctctcttcctcccaggTCCGCTCTGAGAGGCCCCTCTTCTCCTCCAACCCAGAGCTGGACAATCTGGTGAGACCTGGGCCCCCCACAATGCTCCCTTCCCTACGGGGGTCCCCTGTCCTGCCATCCATAGCCTTGGGGTTGGTCAGGGGAGCAGAGACAAGACCACCTGACCCATGTTCTCAGATAGTGATAACTAGCTCATTTGCAATGCAGTATAGCCTAGAGTTTGAGAACGCAGACCCAATGGCCTGAGTTCGAATCCCAGTTCTGTCACCTCTTAGCTCTGTGAACCAGGACAAGTTGTTCCatttccctgtgcctcagtttccttatctgaaaagtGTAGCTAGTAGTAATTTCTATCTtttagggctgttgtgaggatttaatgagttaACGAGAGTcaaatgcttagaacaatgcctggcacagaatggGGATTCGATAAGCTTTAGCTGTTGTTCCATCAGGAGAACAGAACCCACGTCAAAATGAGTGCAGGAACTTAGCTgcaaagcagagagaggaagggagagagaaaaggcagaggagaaggagagaaggaggaataCCCtggccttttccttctttttccagcTCCCGCCAGGGCTTCCTATTGGCCCAACCCTTTGGCAAAGgactctgggaaatgtagtttgcaGGTGAAGGGTGGCAAATGGAGCAGAGGGCAAGCAGGCAAAAGAGGGGGTATTCTTATTATTGTAGCTTACCCTCGTTCTCTCCTCTCGTGATGGATCCTTTTCTGTTTCATGTACCTCTTGCTTCTCTTTGTCTCTGACTcaaattctctctcttcccataATTTTGGGATtccatttctgttctctttctctctgcctctgtcactttgtctttgtctctcttttcGCTCTGTCTCTCTATCTTTGTCATTCTATCACCCTCTTTCTGATCCcctgtctcttcccttctctcctttcccctcctcctcctcctcttccttctctccctccctctctcttcctctgtctctctccctccctccctcgctcgctcccctcctctgtctcttcctgtcTTTGTTTTCAGATGATACAGGCCATTCAGGTACTCCGCTTCCACCTGCTGGAGCTGGAGAAGGTGAGTGCTTCTCACTTCCCCTCACACCCTCTCTTGCTCCCCATGCCCCCCCTCTCGCCCTTCCACCCCCCTTCAGGCTCTCTCCCCACCGGAGATGGAGCAGAATGCTACCCCCATTCCCATACACCCCAGCCATGGCCCCCGGGTGGCCCCCCCAGTACCCCGGTGCCCCCTCAGGTCCACGACCTGTGCGACAACTTCTGTCACCGCTACATCACCTGCCTCAAGGGGAAGATGCCCATTGACCTGGTCATCGAGGATCGGGATGGCGGCTGCAGGGATGACCTGGAGGACTACCCGgcctcctgccccagcctccaAGACCAGGTGGGCCCGGGATGGGGACCAGGCATCACCCCGCAACCAAAGCCATGCCCAGACACAGCTAGGCTACAGCATGAGAACACACACCGCACAGCATCAGGCAGCCACAGTCAGAGACAGCCTGGCCACGGGGCCTGCACCAACTATGCAGCAGTTACTGGACAGGGACCCAGCTGGAGGACAGCGTgcaggcacgcacacacacacacacacacacacacacacacacctgccgtTACCATCCATAGGCtcggctacacacacacacaggttcaCACAGAACTACACCAATAGTCACAGCCATTCTCCCTCACAGCCACGTGTTAGCCTACACCATATACTTAAACAGACACATCCCAGTTGCATAGCGGTAGCATCGGTCACACAGTCTGACTGGGACAGCATCATTCTGGATCATGTATGTTTGTGGCACACATACCCCCACCACACAACAGCCACACAGATAGGCAATCCCTCCACATAAATCAGATACAGGTCTACTGGGACCCAGACTGAGAGCAGTGCCTACGCACTCGCACACATGCCATGTCACCACTGGACTATGGCAGGTGTGCACACACACCATGCCACTCAACAGCCACACATGGCCCAGAGTCATCCAGTACAGCTTCATCGACAATCACACGACAGCCCAGCCATGCAGATCCCAACGACGGTAACACCCAACTCTCAACACACCCAGCAATTATACAACACAATACCTGCCCCCAGATACAGGCACACGTCCACACCCCAAGTACATAGACTCAGGCACGCTGCATACTGCCGTCACAGGTGGGTCCCAACGGCCCTCTGCCCACAACCCACATATGCACCCACTCAGCCCCGTGGGTGTGACGATCGGTTATGACTCCCTCAGAGGCACAGCCATATTCATTATTCACACAGCTTCCAATTCATTCCCTTGACAATCAACCACTCCATGTAGTCACAGAGCCACCCGTCTGCTTGTGCAGGAACCAGGACAACCACACACTGTCTCACAAATAGGACAACCAACCCTTTGACCTACAGCCACAAACTTAGAAAAATGTGGCTTTGAGATAGCTACGGCCACGTGGTCATCTCAGAGTGACATGACCACGCTGGAAACCCACTGCATCTCAGTTCCACCCACGTAGTAACCACGACACAGCCACATCGCCTCTCCGGGGACAACCATGCCATTTCAGACATAGATGTAGGCACTCACACTGCAGGCCACACAACAGTCTCAGGACAGGTTCAGGTACACTGAGGTGGGTGCTCACCCACAGCATCCGATCGGATCCACCAGAAGAGCTACAGGTGATACATACAGGCACACTCAAAAGCCTCCAGACCTCATGATACTGCAGTTTGCATATAAGCCACCTCTAATACACTCCAAAAAGCAATTCCACACAGACCTACTGAGCCGGAGGAAACTTCCTTGAGCTGCTCTGCTTTGGACTGTGCCTCAGCAGGATGCACCCACAATGGGTCAGGTGGAGAGGGACAGTTTACGAAGAGATGGGAGGGCCTAGGGCAATCACTAGGGCAGGTGGGGTACCTTAGGGTTCAGGAACAGCTGGCAGCCGtttccacccccccacacacccaatCTGCCTCCCCACAGTGAACTGAACCTTAAGCCGAGTGACAAAGAAGTCTTGGGGCAGTGTGTATGGGTGGGTTGGCCTCCTGGGACAGAGTGGGGGCAGAGGATAAACCCGACACATTGTCAAGCTCCTCAAGGTATGTCAGAGTTtggataaagaaaacacagtCCTGGACTGCCTGATCTACAGGTCTGAGGCCCCCAAATCTctaaaaactaaaagtttttcTCCCTCCCATAAATTTAGTGCAAACTCATCTGACAGCAAAATATGACCTGAACTAATGAGACGTTTCtatttatagcctttgtttattCCACTCGGTTAAATATTCATCCATTTTGCTGCAGAAATGTAAATGAGCTTGATGACGAGGTTGTGCCCCAGACCCTGCTGGGGGTGTTAGGAAATATTCAGTGTGTGCACTGACTTACTGTCTAAAAACATGAAAAGTTCTGAATTCTAAAACACCTCCAGCCTCAAAGACTTCGGATAAGGTGCCATAGACCTGTATAAACTCATCTTTATTGAGTGATTGCTCTGTACCTTTATGTAAATTAATGCATTGAATCCTTTCCACATGCTGAGCTGGGGACCGTTATTATCCTCCATTATccagttaaggaaactgaggcacagagaggtaaaatgatttgcccaaggttatagTAAAGGAAGAGGCAAGGGTAGGTTTCCCACACAGTTCCAGCTCCAGAGCCCGTGGTCTTAGCTACTGTGCAATATTGTACCCCAAGCCTTGGTACTGACTTCCAGCTCTTGTTTTCCAGAATAATACATGGATTAGAGACCATGAGGATGGCGGGTCTATACAACTGGGGACTCCGGGTCCATCCAGTGGGGGCCTGGCCTCCCAGAGTGGGGACAATTCCAGTGACCAAGGTGAGAACCTTGGGAGGTAGAGGGGAAATATGGGAATCAGTCTGAGGATTGAAGTTAGACAGCAAGTAGGACTTCCAGAGGGGCAAGGAGAGCCGGGGTGTGGAATGGTGTCTTGGATGAGGGTTCTGGGTCCCTCTGGTCCCCCACCCTCACTGTCCACAAACATAGCATGCCTCTCCCCCCTCAGGAGATGGACTGGACACAAGTGTGGCCTCTCCCAGTTCTGGGGGAGAGGACGAGGAGCTGGACCAGGAGCGACGGCGGAATAAGAAAAGGGGCATCTTCCCCAAGGTGGCCACTAACATCATGAGAGCCTGGTTGTTCCAGCACCTCTCGGTGAGAGCCTGGCGCTTGGGGGACAGGATGGgcacagagagagatggagaaggaCACTGCACAGAGACAGGCTCCGAGTCCCAGAGATGGGAGACTGAGGCAGGGGCAATATTCAGGGAGAATTTCAAGGAGATGGGGAAAGACCAGAAAAAGCATCCTGAGTGCTACCTGTGTGTCAGGTGCTGCTAGGGCTCTTAACTCATTCACTCTTTCCCAACCCACCCACCCATTCATCTGTGTGTTGGCCCATCTACTCACCAATGCATCAGTCATTCACCAACCCACCATCCAGCCAAACATACCCTGAGAGGGTGGGGCTGTGTTTTCACCGTTCTGCAGATGAGCAGAGTAAGACCCAGAGGTCTCACAGCCAGAGGTGGGTTTAAACACAGGCAGGCATGCCTTAACCACTGCACCACACTGCCTcatgaagggggaggggagacaggaagagagacAAGGAGAGGTTGaaacagagagatggagagacatGGGGAGGAGGAATCAGTGCAAGAGACATGGAGAGACTGAGTCAGAGATggacagaaacacagagaaagaaagaaactgggacAAGAAGAGAGGAGCCCTGACAGAGACTCAGAAGAGGCCCTGCTGGGTTTTGCCTCCTTTCCCAGCGGGGGAGCCCCGTCCCCAAGCTCTGTCTCCCCCAATGAGGGCTGGCCAATTAGCCTCTAATTGCTGGGAGGCGAGGGTGCCTGCAGGC
It encodes:
- the MEIS3 gene encoding homeobox protein Meis3 isoform X4, yielding MARRYDELPHYPGIVDGTAALAGFSEAVPPTPRASGPYGPRRPPQPPPPGLDSDGLKREKDEIYGHPLFPLLALVFEKCELATCSPRDGAGAGLGTPLGGDVCSSDSFNEDIAAFAKQMIQAIQVLRFHLLELEKGKMPIDLVIEDRDGGCRDDLEDYPASCPSLQDQNNTWIRDHEDGGSIQLGTPGPSSGGLASQSGDNSSDQGDGLDTSVASPSSGGEDEELDQERRRNKKRGIFPKVATNIMRAWLFQHLSHPYPSEEQKKQLAQDTGLTILQVNNWFINARRRIVQPMIDQSNRTGQSAAFSPEGQPMGGYTETQPHMTVRPPGSMGMSLNLEGEWHYL
- the MEIS3 gene encoding homeobox protein Meis3 isoform X3; the protein is MARRYDELPHYPGIVDGTAALAGFSEAVPPTPRASGPYGPRRPPQPPPPGLDSDGLKREKDEIYGHPLFPLLALVFEKCELATCSPRDGAGAGLGTPLGGDVCSSDSFNEDIAAFAKQMIQAIQVLRFHLLELEKVHDLCDNFCHRYITCLKGKMPIDLVIEDRDGGCRDDLEDYPASCPSLQDQNNTWIRDHEDGGSIQLGTPGPSSGGLASQSGDNSSDQGDGLDTSVASPSSGGEDEELDQERRRNKKRGIFPKVATNIMRAWLFQHLSHPYPSEEQKKQLAQDTGLTILQVNNWFINARRRIVQPMIDQSNRTGQSAAFSPEGQPMGGYTETQPHMTVRPPGSMGMSLNLEGEWHYL
- the MEIS3 gene encoding homeobox protein Meis3 isoform X1; translated protein: MARRYDELPHYPGIVDGTAALAGFSEAVPPTPRASGPYGPRRPPQPPPPGLDSDGLKREKDEIYGHPLFPLLALVFEKCELATCSPRDGAGAGLGTPLGGDVCSSDSFNEDIAAFAKQVRSERPLFSSNPELDNLMIQAIQVLRFHLLELEKVHDLCDNFCHRYITCLKGKMPIDLVIEDRDGGCRDDLEDYPASCPSLQDQNNTWIRDHEDGGSIQLGTPGPSSGGLASQSGDNSSDQGDGLDTSVASPSSGGEDEELDQERRRNKKRGIFPKVATNIMRAWLFQHLSHPYPSEEQKKQLAQDTGLTILQVNNWFINARRRIVQPMIDQSNRTGQSAAFSPEGQPMGGYTETQPHMTVRPPGSMGMSLNLEGEWHYL
- the MEIS3 gene encoding homeobox protein Meis3 isoform X2 — its product is MARRYDELPHYPGIVDGTAALAGFSEAVPPTPRASGPYGPRRPPQPPPPGLDSDGLKREKDEIYGHPLFPLLALVFEKCELATCSPRDGAGAGLGTPLGGDVCSSDSFNEDIAAFAKQVRSERPLFSSNPELDNLMIQAIQVLRFHLLELEKGKMPIDLVIEDRDGGCRDDLEDYPASCPSLQDQNNTWIRDHEDGGSIQLGTPGPSSGGLASQSGDNSSDQGDGLDTSVASPSSGGEDEELDQERRRNKKRGIFPKVATNIMRAWLFQHLSHPYPSEEQKKQLAQDTGLTILQVNNWFINARRRIVQPMIDQSNRTGQSAAFSPEGQPMGGYTETQPHMTVRPPGSMGMSLNLEGEWHYL